The following are from one region of the Dreissena polymorpha isolate Duluth1 chromosome 2, UMN_Dpol_1.0, whole genome shotgun sequence genome:
- the LOC127867822 gene encoding uncharacterized protein LOC127867822 — MDVTKLITTAATLATIFFVLICFTTTDAAPTRRSRGVGGMHMSAGILRDYMMYSADRNHDGKLSGSEIAWFYKNEAFYDDYVSAEYGRAFIESADYDQDGALNGDELLRMLVELDAYPFTKKR; from the exons ATGGATGTTACAAAACTGATAACGACGGCGGCCACTTTGGCCACAATCTTCTTTGTACTTATATGTTTCACAACCACAGACGCTGCACCTACTAGGAGATCAAGAGGG GTCGGCGGAATGCACATGTCTGCCGGCATCCTGCGAGACTACATGAtgtactcggccgacagaaatcACGATGGAAAACTTTCCGGGTCAGAAATTGCGtggttttataaaaatgaagcatTTTACGACGATTACGTATCTGCAGAATACGGAAGAGCATTTATAGAAAGCGCCGATTACGACCAGGATGGCGCTTTGAACGGCGACG AACTCCTGCGAATGCTTGTGGAATTGGACGCATATCCATTCACCAAGAAACGATGA